TCAGATGAATCCAGCTATGTGATGGGCTCCGGACTTGTTGTGGATGGCGGTGTCACGGCCGGCAAGAAAAGCTGATGTTGCGCGAGGCCGTTTGCAACTGGGGGGCATCGGGTGGCAACATTCGCGTGAGGAATCATCGATATTAACGGCGGCTAATGGTTTAATGAATGGAGATTCTCTCGTGGATTTATGGCGGTGTACGTGGTTAAGAGTGTGGGCAGGTGCAACTGAGGAGGGTAATCCGTTGAAGACATCACTGTTATATGGCAAGCAGAGCCTGTATGTTGAGGTACCTGACCGGTCGGTCATTATTGAACCGAATGACCTTGAAGGTCTGGCGGATGATAAACAAGCTGTCATCCATGCTCTGCGCAACCCCATCGGAACGCGTCCCCTAAGAGACATGGTCAAATCCACCGATACAGTGGCCATTGTCATCAGTGATATCACCCGTCCAACCCCAAACCACAAGCTTGTGCCGTGGATTCTTGAAGAACTTCCACATGTCCCATTGGAGAATGTTGTGATTATCAATGGGACAGGCACGCATCGTGATCAAACCAGGGAAGAATTTGTTGTGATGCTTGGTGAGTCGGTCGTTGACAGTGTGAAAATCATCAATCACCACTGTCACAACAAGGATGAGCTCGTAAATCTCGGACGCAGCCGTTTTGGATGTGACGTTTATCTCAACAAGGCGTACGTGGAAGCAGATTTTCGGATTGTGACCGGGTTCATTGAGCCGCACTTCTTCGCCGGATTTTCCGGTGGTCCCAAAGGGATTATGCCTGGAATTGCAGGGATTGAGACCATCTTAACTTTCCACAACGCACGAATGATTGGCGATCCGCTGTCGACGTGGGGCAATATGCAGAACAACCCCCTGCAGGATATGACCCGCGAAATCAATCAGATGTGCATGCCGCATTTCATGCTCAACGTCACACTCAATAAATCAAAGGAAATCACACAGGTTTTTGCCGGTGAACTTTTCGAGGCCCACCATCGTGGCTGCGAATTCACAAGGACCCACACGATGATTCCCGTTGAACAACGGTTTGATGTCGTGTTGACCTCGAACTCAGGATATCCACTGGACCAAAACCTGTACCAAGCTGTAAAAGGCATGAGTGCTGCGCATAAGATTGTCAAAGAGGGAGGCACCATTATTTGTGCGTCGGAATGCTCGGACGGCATCCCTAATCACGGGAACTATGCGGAAATTTTGCAGATGAGAAAGACGCCATCAGAAATCCTCGACATGATTAGTGACCCGAGTTTCAAGAAATTCGATCAGTGGCAAGTTCAGAAACAGGCAGTCATCCAGGTGTGGGCTGACGTTTACGTGTACTCTTCCTTGCCTGATGAGGATGTTCAAAAAGCGATGCTGCGCCCCACACATGATATTGAAGCAACATTCAAGGAGTTAGCGCAAAAGTACGGGCCGGACATGTCAGTGGCTGTCCTGCCACTCGGACCACTCACCATCCCCTATGTCAAGAACGCCTCAGGTCTCCCGTGCAAGTAGACTCGTAGAAACCGTTGGCTACTCGCACACAGGTGTAGATACAGGTACACCCGTGGCCGTGCTTGCGCCCGTGGATGCGGAAGGGCATGTGAAATCACCGGCCAGGGCGTAGCTTCCGCACCGTAGGGTGCGTAAGGGCATGCGAAATCGCCTGTCAGGGCGTTGCTTAGGCACCGTGGGGTGCGTAAGCGTTCGTGGATGTGGCCTTGGTTTGCGCAGTAATTTGTAATAACGCGCCCCGAGCGCGTTATTTCCGCTTGAGTTTATAGTGCCGGCAAGAAATAGCGCGCTGTGGAAGCGCTATGGTCGCACCCTGAGTCAATAACGATGTGTAAGAGACTGTCGATTAACTACGCGAGATGCCGTTCGCCATTTTCGAAGATTATATCTGTATTACTCGTTATTTCTACGTAAATCTCGTGTTTTCTGGTATAATTGAGGTATCCGAGATTACGGGGAGTTGGAGAAATGAACGGGGTAAAGTACAAGAACTTTGAGCAAGCCTCCTTCGAGGACATCATGGTGTATTCAGTCATACCACCTCATCCATTCTGGGATGCAGTGGCGAAATACATTGATTTCTCGTTCGCGGATAAGCTCTGTGCTCCCTTGTACTCACCCATCGGCCAACACCCGTATGCCCCGTCCTTGAAACTTAAAATCCATCTCGTACAGCGGTACTACAACATTTCCGACCGTGAGATGGAGCTAAAGATCGTCGGTGATATCTTCATTAAGCGATTTTTAGGTGTACCGATCTCACTCGCAAAGTTTGACCACAGCACAATTGCGCTGGACAGGAGTCGGCTTGGCGCGGATATATTCCATGCCTGTCACGTGAATATCCTCGCTCAGGCACTGAACCTCGGCATGTGGGGACAAGATGATGACCGCTGGTTGGTAGATGCGTTCCACACGCATGCCAATGTTGCTACGCCAAGTGTATATGAGCTCATTCAACAAGCGGCTCAAAAGCTTGTGCGTTACTTGAAGCGTCATAACCCAGCGCGTTACGAAAAATTGAAGGAGAACATGGATGTGGGGGCATTCTTTCGCAAACTCAAGCGTGAGGTGCAGGGCAGCGAAAGAAATCTCGCCTTCAGCAATCTATGTGTTTTGGCGTTCAGTTTAGTGGCATGGCTGGAACGTGCGGACACCGACGACATGGATACCCAGTGGAAAAACGACAATGAGCAGGAAACAGCCAAGCAACAACGCGAGGTGCTCCTGCGTATTTTACGTGAGAACGTTACTCCGAAGCTCCCTGACGAAAACCAGTCTCCTTCATCTGAGAATGTGGAACCACAGAAAGAGGATATTCAGTACGTTGAACAGGACAAAAATAACAAGCCCTCCGACCGTGTAGTGAGTGCACATGACCCAGAAGTACGTGTTGGGCACAAGTCCAAAAAGCTGGCGTTTATTGGCGATAAGACACAAGTCGTGGAGTCGGCCAACTCTCACCTAGTCCTCAATGCGGAGCCTATCCCTGGTAATGAAGTAGATGGAATTGCACTGGAGTCGGTTGTAAAGGCTGTGGTGGATGAGTTCGACAAGCGTCCCAAGGAAGTAGTGGCAGACTCAGCTTACGGAAATGCTGAGAATCGCGACAAGCTCTCCAAGGAACTACATATCCTTCTAACGGCACCGTTGCCCAAATTCACGAACCCGTCCGGAAAGGCATTTCGAGCTGAAGACTTCACATACATACCGGAACGTGACGTGGTCGTGTGTCCTGGTGGGTACACGTCAGTCCGAAAGAACCACATTAAGCAATCTAAGGGTACACAACATGGATTTGCTGAAGAGGATTGCACAGCATGCCCTTTACGTGCGCAGTGCACCGACCATGCAAAGGGACGTACTGTGTTCGTGAGTGACTACTGGGAACTGATTCAGGAGGCAAAGAAGTACAATGCGAGCCAGGAGGGTCAAGAGGCACTTCGAGCTCGATACGAAATTGAGCGCACCAATAACGAAATGAAACGTCACCACGGACTCGGAAAGCCCCGAACCCGTGGTCGTAGCAAGTTGCGGATCGACGTTAAGATTACCTCTATGGTGGTCAATGTAAAGGTAATGGTGAAGGAGTTATTGAACCGAGGTAAGCCGTTAGAGGCCCCCGTCTGCCTTTAAAGTGGAAAAGGAAGCAAAAATGGAGGAATTGAGCGTGGGAAACCCAAGGTTAGCAACCAAAATTCAACCATTTGTATCCAATTACCTTCAAAAAATTCCCTAACAAAGGAAAACAGGAGCCTTACGGCTCCTGTTAATAGACACTCTCTGTAAACGCGTTATTTTGATCCGTTTCCGTGAATAACGCGCCACGAGCGCGTTATTTCCACTTGAACGTGTTTCGGGCAGGGGGAATAACGCGTTCCCGGCTCGCTATCGTCGGCCCAACTCCCAACGGAGCCAAAGCCTGAGAGAGCTATGGAAGTTGGAAGTCACAGGGTAAGCGCACATTCCCCTATCGACTGTCATCGACCACCGCCTCGGCCCCACGCTCGAATGCACCCCTTTTATGATTTAGAGTGGACATGGTTGTATGAGAGGAAAACTTATCTCATCATCGGATGCGAGGTGTAAGATTTAGTTCGGCGGATGGGCAATAGCGGATAGGCAATAAATGAAACTGAGTAATGGGTACTAAATGAAACTGGGGTTATAAATGAAACTGAGTATGGAAGGATATGGACAAGTGGTTGACCATCCTTATTTTTCTCAAGCTTACATTTGGGGACAAGACATCTTGGAAAAGATCGTTGGAGACGTCCGAAGGCAGCAAAACCGCCGGGCTTCTGGAGCCACATTGATTGTGGGGGCAGGAACGGGTCTGGACGTTTTACAGGTTGGCCCTTTTGTCTCTGAACTCGTGCTGCTTGAACCCGACGAGACGATGAGAACATATTTGGAAGAGAAGTATCCCCGCATTCAGACAATTGGGAGCCCCGCTGAATCGATGGATATTGCAGATGGGGTATTTGACACGGTTATCACCAGCTTAGTTTTATGCAGCGTTGAGCGAGTGGACGAGACACTTAAGGAAATTTACCGTGTCTTGAAACCAACGGGCCAATACCTGTTCATGGAACACGTGCAACACGATGCGACGGTTCCAAAATGGCTGCAAAACATCGCGAACCCAGTCTGGAAACGAGTCGGAGGCGGATGCCACCTCAATCGGAATATTCGTGAGGAAATGTCAAATTCGCTATTGGAGGTCGTTGAGTACTCTATCGTGAAACCCAACTTCCTGATTCCCATCGTCGCTGGACGTGCAGTGAAACAGGAGGTGTAGGGGTATATAGATTGTCTAGAAGTAACAGATGCGGTTGGCAATCAACAGGTGAGATGTTGAAGACAGGGGTAGAGAAGACGTGAGGACAGTGGGTGAAGATGGTGGTGAGAACAGTGACAAAGGCGAGGCAGGTCAAACTTGCCGTTGCCGTGCTTCTGACAGTTGGACTGACGACAGGCTGCGGAGTGGGTGGCGCACGCGACCAAACAGGTGAAACCACGAGGAATCAAGGTCAGGTGACGTCAAACAGCGCGGAGCAAGGAATCGCGAATCAGACAGGGAATCAAGCAGGGAGTCTCGCGAACCGGACGTGGGGCATAACACCGTCTCACGGAGGTGGGACACTACTCGGGATTGCGCCCCCCAATCACGTCGTCTTGGTGATTGAGGAGAATCATTCCTACCAAGAGATAGCCGGGAATAAGGATGCATCGTATATCAATTCTCTGATGAAGCAGGGAGCCAACCTCACGGATTACCACGGCGTCGAACACCCAAGTCAACCCAATTACCTGGATTTGTTCTCCGGTTCAAACCAAGGTGTGACGAACGATTCTTGCCCACATACATTCTCCACGCCAAATCTGGCTAGTGAGTTGAATGCTGCCAAGTTCAGTTTTACGGGTTACGCTGAAGATTTGCCCAACAGAGGGTATATGGGGTGTTCAAACGGCATCGCGCTTATCAGTGGGACCTACGCTCGCAAGCACAGTCCGTGGGTGAACTTTACCAATGTGGCTCGTGATGCCAATCAGCCGTTTTCCGCATTTCCGAAAGACTATAACCGACTTCCGACTGTATCTATCGTGATTCCAAACCTGAGGCACGACATGCATAGCGGATCCATCAAGTCTGGAGACAACTGGTTAAGGGCCAATCTAGCGAGCTACGTCACATGGGCCATGCAGCATAACAGTCTGTTGATTGTGACGTTTGACGAAGACGACAAATCAGAATCCAATCGCATTCCGACCGTCCTGGTGGGCCCGATGATAAAACCGGGGAACTACCAACAGGACATCAATCACTTTAGCCTGTTGCGTACCCTGGAAGACCTCTACCATCTGCCATATCTGGGTCAGAGTGCGCAGGCGAGTCCGATTGGAAACGTATGGGCTTCGTAGATGGCGTCGTGAGCACGCTCTTTCACCAATTCCTTACGTAGGACAGCCCACATGGGTACACGCGTGTCGTGACATGGTTCCATGTGTATAAGTGATACCGGGCGTTGCAAGGCTAGATTTGGTACACTTGTAATCGTCTATATGACCGGACGTGCCACATCTTGCGCTGACGTGCGTGCGTGATGTCCGCCTCCGAGGAGCTGAGTGGACTGTGAACAACCAGGAGCATCAACCCCGCATCAATGGCGCTCGTCGTAGGTTGGGATTGTCAGCGCCTGCGTGTGATGGGGCGCTCGAGCACATTCAGTTCTTCGTCGAGCCGTGTCCATTCATCTGCTAGGACTTTCTTCGTGTCTGCAATGGCCTGGTTGTAAACGAAGGGTGTAACAAGTGTCAAGATCTCATCGAGCAACCCTTCTGCGGCGATGTTCCCAATTGGCTCACCAAACTGTTCCTCAGCGTATTGTTGCACTTGCGCGATAAGCAGATTCTTTTCTTCGCGCGTAATCTTGATGGGTGTCATTGATTTGTTCGTCCCTTCGGTTTTTCTCAATTGTATCATGCATGGCGTTTATCCTTCGGGTCTTGTTCGCCTCGGAGGAAGCGTTGGGGGAGGTAATAAGGTGCAAGACAGGCAAACCCGTCAGGAACGTTTGTTGGCGGAACTCAGTGAATCCAATCGGCCGCTGACAGGAACAGAGCTGGCTGAACGGTGCGGTGTCACACGCCAAGTAGTGGTACACGACATCGCTATCTTACGCGCCGCAGGCGTAAACATCATTTCCACGCCGCGCGGGTACTGGGTTCAAACGACACCGAGCGCAAAGACGACGGTGCTGTCGGTATGCCATCTTCCAGAATTGACCGAAGTCGAGTTGATGACCCTCGTGGACTTCGGTATCGAAGTGGTCGATGTTATCGTTGAGCACCCGCTTTACGGAGAACTACGTGGTCAACTTCACCTGTCGTCTCGCAGAGACGTCCAGTTGTTTCTAGAAAAAGTGGCATCTTCTGATGCGCTTCTGCTCTCTTCGTTGACCGAGGGTTTTCATTTACATACGGTGGCGGCTCCTACACCTCTGCGCCTTCGTGAAGCAGTTGAGGCACTGCGAGCCCACGGCATAGAAGTACTTGAAGAAGACTAGGGCATTAGCCAAGGTGTTTTGCACTCAACCAATCGTTGCCGCATGGAGCGTTCCTGGCTGCCCGGAGCGTTCGTTGCCCCTTCAAGTGTTCGCAACTCCCCGAGTTTTCGCTCCCCCGTCGAGTGTTCGTGACGGCCTCAAGTGTTCGCTGCCCCTTCAAATGTTCGTGGCTACCTTAACTGTCCGTTGCTGCGCAATAGTCCCTTAAAGCTGGAACATCCTTCGAAAGCGGTCCAATCCTCCGGTATAGTCGTCCCGTTTTGTTTGCAGAAGTCATTGCTTTTTCGTAAATACAGGTGTATATACACTAGTGTACTCATTAGTCGGATGCATTCTTCGAATGCTGCATTGGCAACGCCAAGCAAAGGGCTCTAAACAGCAGAGGTTCTAAACAGCAAGGGTTCGAAACACCAAGGGTTCGAATCTAAAGGGTCCGTCAAGGCAGACGGTCCACAACCGAACAGCACCGAAACGGAGGGGCTTTCATGGCAGTAGTTACAGAGGGTGACAAAAGGGGACCGAAATACGGAGCTCGCGTTTTACAGGTCGAGCCGTACGGTGCAGAGGTCGTAGCCAACGCCGAGCGACACGGTACGGCACGGCAACAATTCACGCTCTGGCTGGGTTCGAATTTAACGATTGCGGATTTCGCACTCGGCTTCTTGCCCATCTCACTGGGCATGTCCTGGAGTCTCACGATTGCTTCCATCTTGATAGGGAATATCTTGGGCGCAGCCGTCTTGGCGGGATGCTCAGCTATGGGACCTAGTTACGGCGCGCCGCAACTGATTATCGGCCGTCTGACATTCGGCCGGGTGGGCGGCTATCTGCCAGCTCTGCTCAATTATGTCAGCACAATTGGTTGGTTCACTGTCAATAATATCCTTGGTTCTTTTGGCTTGCAGGTCCTCATCCCGAGTCTAGCCTTTTGGCAAGGGGCTGTTGTACTTGTGGTGATTCAAGGGTTGATTGCCATCTATGGACATAACCTGATTCATACGTACGAACGCGTCATGTCCGTTGTCCTTGGCGTGCTGTTTGCCATTGCGACGGTGATTGCTCTGATGCATCACACGTCACTGACTGCTTACCATCCGACTGTAAGTCAACCCTGGGTTCTATTCGCGGTGATGGTGGCGGCTGCCTTCTCCTACATCGGCAGTTGGGGACCCTATGCCTCCGACTACAGCCGTTACTTGGCGAAGAGCACCCGCAAGACCCAGGTTTGGGGCTTTGCATTCCTGGGCTCATTCCTGGCGTCCGTTTGGTTAGAACTCGTTGGTGCCGCTGTTGCCGTATTGGCTGCTTCCACCAAGGGAAATCCCATTTCTGATTTGCATACTGTGATGGGTGGGTTTGGGGCGGTGGCTGTCATCGCCATCATTCTCGGCGGGACTGCAGCAGATGCACTCAATTTGTATTCCAATTCCCTAGCCGCCGGGGCCATGGATATTCGTCTCCCACGCTGGACTCTAGCTGTGGTTGCAAGTGTGATTGGACTTGGGTTGAGCCTCTACGGCTCAGGGCACTTTGAACAGAACTACGAAAATTTCTTGCTGATGCTCGGATACTGGTTCATGCCATGGCTGGGCGTTCTGTTTACGGACTTCTATTTCATGAAGCGGCATCGCAGGGCAAGTTCAGACGCACGGATGAGCGCTCGAATCGGGTGGAGCGGGCTGTTAAGTTTTCTTGTCGGGTTTGGTGTGTCCATCCCATTTATGGCCGCATCTCTGTATCAGGGTCCCATCGCGAAGGCCCTGCACGGAGCTGACCTCAGTTTCTACGTCGGCTTTGTTGTCGCCGGACTGTGCTACTTCCTTGTTAGCAAAGCGAATCACTCGGGAGTGCCCCGATTCCGTTCATAAGTCGGGTCAAATGGGTGATTCCGACGTGCCTGGACCGTTACAAGCCATGCATCTGCATCTGGGTCCACCGAAACCTCGGTGGATTCCAACAGGAAGGGATGCTTATTTGCGCTTACTTGCGCTTGCGAAGCGCCTTGGTGATTGCCCGAACTCCCGTCTTCTGTGGATGGCGGCTGGCGCTTTTTGTGCTCAGTCTGCGCTGACCTACGCTACGCCGGCCCGATGCGCTCTTAGCTGATGGGCTCTTGCCCGCTAGTGGTTGCGACCGTACCGTCATTTGTTTCCGAACAGCAGGCTTCCTTGATGCCGCCAAAGGTTTCCCGCCAAGGCGTCGTTTGAGGAGGTCTGCTGTGTCCATGAGACGTACCGCATGCGAACCCTTGACGAGGATGGTCGTATTTGCTGTCAGGTGAGACAACAGATGGCGGTGGAGCGCGTCTTGTTTGGCAAAGTGGATGACATGACTTGCAGGCATTCCAGCCTTTACAGCGGCAGTACCTATCTGTTTGGCAAGCACGCCATACGTGTATAGACGAGAGATATTTTTCCCTGCAATGTATTGCCCGACCTCGCGATGCCCTTTGCCTGCGTATGACCCTAAAGCTCGCATACTGCCGAGGACAGCAATCTTTGTCCCTTTGCCAATTTGGGCAAGCGTATCAATCGCCGCCTTGGCAGCGTGAGGATTCGAGCTGTAACTGTCGTCAATGAGCACGATGTTGCGGGCAAACCGATGAATGGTTGTTCGTCGCTGCATCCGTCGATAGCGGCGAAGACCGACGCGGATTTGTTGTGGTGAGAAACCGAGCAAGTCGCTAATAGCGATAGCGCAGAGCGCGTTGTAGACATGATGTCGACCATAAATCGGGATGGTAAATTGCTCCGTTTTTCCATGGAGAGGCACCTGAAACGTCATTCCGGCTGAGCTGTACCGCACACTCCGTGCCTGATATGTCGCACTGTTATTGATGCCGACCGTGACAGTTCGGCCGTGGAACCTCCCCTTATCAATGAGTGATGTGTTCCGGTCATCTTTGTTCAGCACGACCGTCCCCGTCGGCTTCATCCAGCGAATAATCTCCGATTTTGCGCGCGCTAACTTTCGCACATCTCCGCCAAAAGCGCCAATGTGCGCGGACCCGATGTTGGTGATGACCGAGTAATTGGGTTCAATCGCCAAACAATGCTGCTTGATGTGCCCGGCTCCAGACATTCCGTATTCAAGAACAACCGCCTGATGGCGCGGCTGTATCCGTTTTGCGTATTGACGCGTATGTGTGAAGAAATTCAGATTGTCAACAGATTTAAAGATGCGCCACCTCGTGGCAAGGACAGACGCCACCATTTCTTTCGTCGTAGATTTTCCGGCGCTCCCGGTAATCGCGATAACAGGCTTTTTCAAGCGCAAAACGTTGCCCATTTTTCCGTCGCCCCCAGAATCACAAAATCTGGTCATGAAACCGCATAGCGGATTATATGTCATCGGGGAAGTCCATGGATGGGCAGACTCCTATGCGTACACGCCGCTTTGTGAATAGTCTGTGGGAGAGACCAGAGGGGTGTCCGTGAAACCCTCTTGTTGCCCTGGCTGTCCAAGGAGGAGTGCGCAATTGAAAACCATCCATATTGCCGCTGTCGGCGATGTGCTCATGTGGCGACGACAAATAGCCTCAGCAAAGCAGGAGGGAGGGAGGTCATACGCGTTTGACCCCATGTTCCGTGAAGTTGCCCCATACTTGAGGGGGGCAGATTTGACCATCGGCAATCTGGAAACCACATTTTCGGGGCGGGAGCCTGCATATCAAAAGCGCAACCAGAAGACGGGTTGGCCGATGTTCAATTGTCCCGATGAGCTTGCAGGTGCGCTCAGACGTGCCGGATTTAACGTCCTCACAACCGCCAACAACCACTGTATGGATAGGGGAATCAGAGGTCTGAAGCGTACGCTCGGCGTACTTGACAGACATGGATTGCGGCACACAGGGACATATAGAAGCAGGTCAGAGTCGGCGAAACTGTTGGTCGCAAATGTCAAAGGAGTTCGCGTTGGTGTGCTGGCATATACGTACGGGACCAACAACATTCCGGTACCGCGGGATTCTGCCTGGGCTGTCAACCGAATCTGGCCGACGAAGATAGAAAACGATATTGCCCGCATGAAAAAGCACGCCGACCTGGTCATTGTCGTGCTCCATTTCGGCCAAGAGTTTCACCGCTTTCCAAACGATAAACAGAAGTCTCTCGTCAAGCGATTGTTCTATCACGGAGCGGACGTTGTTCTGGGGGTTCACCCGCATGTTTTACAGCCCATGTCACTTCGCAGCGTGCGCGAGCGAAGTGGGCGTGTTGCGAAAAAATTCGTCATTTATTCACTCGGCAACTTCATTTCCGACCGAATGCTCGGGAACATTCATTCGGACAGCGGCGTCATCGTTAATCTGACGGTGACGAAGGATGACAAAGGCGTAACGAGTGTGCAGGCCGTCCGTACGATTCCCACATGGGTGCATAAATTCCAGCGCGGAGGGGGAACACGATTCCGTGTGTTGCCTGTAGGACGGTTTCTCAAGAAACCAGACCAGAGGCTCACCCGGGAAGACATCAAGACGATGAGGCGGGTAGGGGCTGCGACGAGCAGGCATTTGCGCAGTTGATGTCGAACTAGTGTGCTGCAGTCAAACCTTCTACTTCATAGGAGCAACTCCATGCAGAAGCTAAGAGAGAGTATCCGGTCGTTTACAACGGGTTATCCGAGAGAGTCATACGTGTTCATTTTCGCAAGTCTGCTCAATGCCATTGGCAACGCCATGATGTGGCCGTTGGTCACCATTTACGTTCACAACGTGTTACACCGCACTTACGCGGAGGCTGGAGTCGTTTTGTTGCTCCAGTCCGCGGCTGGGATTGTCGGGCAGTTTCTTGGCGGATCGCTCTATCACCGGGTGGGGCCGAAGCGCCTCATCGTCTCATCGCTCATTCTAACCGGGGTGGCGCAGCTGTGCTTGATTGTAGCTAAAGCCTGGATTCCCTACATTTGTATCATGGTGTTGAACGGTTTCTTGTTCTCTGTCACAATGCCTGCCGTGAACGCTTTTGTCGGATTTCGCTGGCCACAGCAGCAGGCGCGTCTGTTCAATTCAATCTATGTATTTAACAACATGGGCGTTGCCATTGGCACGAGCCTCGCCGGTGTGCTGGCGGCGATTTCGTTCAACCTCACATTTCTCATTGACGGTATCTCAACGGCAGGGTTCGGGATATTTTTCCTGGTGTTCTTCAATCGCATCAACCTGACCGGAGAGAGTCGAATGGAGAACGGCTTGCCTCGGCAATCGGCAGGGTCCGGGCTTCGCCCGCTATTACTGGACTACCGGC
The Alicyclobacillus curvatus genome window above contains:
- a CDS encoding transcription repressor NadR codes for the protein MHGVYPSGLVRLGGSVGGGNKVQDRQTRQERLLAELSESNRPLTGTELAERCGVTRQVVVHDIAILRAAGVNIISTPRGYWVQTTPSAKTTVLSVCHLPELTEVELMTLVDFGIEVVDVIVEHPLYGELRGQLHLSSRRDVQLFLEKVASSDALLLSSLTEGFHLHTVAAPTPLRLREAVEALRAHGIEVLEED
- a CDS encoding transposase, coding for MNGVKYKNFEQASFEDIMVYSVIPPHPFWDAVAKYIDFSFADKLCAPLYSPIGQHPYAPSLKLKIHLVQRYYNISDREMELKIVGDIFIKRFLGVPISLAKFDHSTIALDRSRLGADIFHACHVNILAQALNLGMWGQDDDRWLVDAFHTHANVATPSVYELIQQAAQKLVRYLKRHNPARYEKLKENMDVGAFFRKLKREVQGSERNLAFSNLCVLAFSLVAWLERADTDDMDTQWKNDNEQETAKQQREVLLRILRENVTPKLPDENQSPSSENVEPQKEDIQYVEQDKNNKPSDRVVSAHDPEVRVGHKSKKLAFIGDKTQVVESANSHLVLNAEPIPGNEVDGIALESVVKAVVDEFDKRPKEVVADSAYGNAENRDKLSKELHILLTAPLPKFTNPSGKAFRAEDFTYIPERDVVVCPGGYTSVRKNHIKQSKGTQHGFAEEDCTACPLRAQCTDHAKGRTVFVSDYWELIQEAKKYNASQEGQEALRARYEIERTNNEMKRHHGLGKPRTRGRSKLRIDVKITSMVVNVKVMVKELLNRGKPLEAPVCL
- a CDS encoding CapA family protein, encoding MKTIHIAAVGDVLMWRRQIASAKQEGGRSYAFDPMFREVAPYLRGADLTIGNLETTFSGREPAYQKRNQKTGWPMFNCPDELAGALRRAGFNVLTTANNHCMDRGIRGLKRTLGVLDRHGLRHTGTYRSRSESAKLLVANVKGVRVGVLAYTYGTNNIPVPRDSAWAVNRIWPTKIENDIARMKKHADLVIVVLHFGQEFHRFPNDKQKSLVKRLFYHGADVVLGVHPHVLQPMSLRSVRERSGRVAKKFVIYSLGNFISDRMLGNIHSDSGVIVNLTVTKDDKGVTSVQAVRTIPTWVHKFQRGGGTRFRVLPVGRFLKKPDQRLTREDIKTMRRVGAATSRHLRS
- a CDS encoding class I SAM-dependent methyltransferase — encoded protein: MKLSMEGYGQVVDHPYFSQAYIWGQDILEKIVGDVRRQQNRRASGATLIVGAGTGLDVLQVGPFVSELVLLEPDETMRTYLEEKYPRIQTIGSPAESMDIADGVFDTVITSLVLCSVERVDETLKEIYRVLKPTGQYLFMEHVQHDATVPKWLQNIANPVWKRVGGGCHLNRNIREEMSNSLLEVVEYSIVKPNFLIPIVAGRAVKQEV
- a CDS encoding cytosine permease, producing the protein MAVVTEGDKRGPKYGARVLQVEPYGAEVVANAERHGTARQQFTLWLGSNLTIADFALGFLPISLGMSWSLTIASILIGNILGAAVLAGCSAMGPSYGAPQLIIGRLTFGRVGGYLPALLNYVSTIGWFTVNNILGSFGLQVLIPSLAFWQGAVVLVVIQGLIAIYGHNLIHTYERVMSVVLGVLFAIATVIALMHHTSLTAYHPTVSQPWVLFAVMVAAAFSYIGSWGPYASDYSRYLAKSTRKTQVWGFAFLGSFLASVWLELVGAAVAVLAASTKGNPISDLHTVMGGFGAVAVIAIILGGTAADALNLYSNSLAAGAMDIRLPRWTLAVVASVIGLGLSLYGSGHFEQNYENFLLMLGYWFMPWLGVLFTDFYFMKRHRRASSDARMSARIGWSGLLSFLVGFGVSIPFMAASLYQGPIAKALHGADLSFYVGFVVAGLCYFLVSKANHSGVPRFRS
- a CDS encoding acid phosphatase; amino-acid sequence: MKMVVRTVTKARQVKLAVAVLLTVGLTTGCGVGGARDQTGETTRNQGQVTSNSAEQGIANQTGNQAGSLANRTWGITPSHGGGTLLGIAPPNHVVLVIEENHSYQEIAGNKDASYINSLMKQGANLTDYHGVEHPSQPNYLDLFSGSNQGVTNDSCPHTFSTPNLASELNAAKFSFTGYAEDLPNRGYMGCSNGIALISGTYARKHSPWVNFTNVARDANQPFSAFPKDYNRLPTVSIVIPNLRHDMHSGSIKSGDNWLRANLASYVTWAMQHNSLLIVTFDEDDKSESNRIPTVLVGPMIKPGNYQQDINHFSLLRTLEDLYHLPYLGQSAQASPIGNVWAS
- a CDS encoding UDP-N-acetylmuramoyl-tripeptide--D-alanyl-D-alanine ligase — encoded protein: MGNVLRLKKPVIAITGSAGKSTTKEMVASVLATRWRIFKSVDNLNFFTHTRQYAKRIQPRHQAVVLEYGMSGAGHIKQHCLAIEPNYSVITNIGSAHIGAFGGDVRKLARAKSEIIRWMKPTGTVVLNKDDRNTSLIDKGRFHGRTVTVGINNSATYQARSVRYSSAGMTFQVPLHGKTEQFTIPIYGRHHVYNALCAIAISDLLGFSPQQIRVGLRRYRRMQRRTTIHRFARNIVLIDDSYSSNPHAAKAAIDTLAQIGKGTKIAVLGSMRALGSYAGKGHREVGQYIAGKNISRLYTYGVLAKQIGTAAVKAGMPASHVIHFAKQDALHRHLLSHLTANTTILVKGSHAVRLMDTADLLKRRLGGKPLAASRKPAVRKQMTVRSQPLAGKSPSAKSASGRRSVGQRRLSTKSASRHPQKTGVRAITKALRKRK
- a CDS encoding DUF2164 domain-containing protein; the encoded protein is MIQLRKTEGTNKSMTPIKITREEKNLLIAQVQQYAEEQFGEPIGNIAAEGLLDEILTLVTPFVYNQAIADTKKVLADEWTRLDEELNVLERPITRRR
- the larA gene encoding nickel-dependent lactate racemase, which encodes MKTSLLYGKQSLYVEVPDRSVIIEPNDLEGLADDKQAVIHALRNPIGTRPLRDMVKSTDTVAIVISDITRPTPNHKLVPWILEELPHVPLENVVIINGTGTHRDQTREEFVVMLGESVVDSVKIINHHCHNKDELVNLGRSRFGCDVYLNKAYVEADFRIVTGFIEPHFFAGFSGGPKGIMPGIAGIETILTFHNARMIGDPLSTWGNMQNNPLQDMTREINQMCMPHFMLNVTLNKSKEITQVFAGELFEAHHRGCEFTRTHTMIPVEQRFDVVLTSNSGYPLDQNLYQAVKGMSAAHKIVKEGGTIICASECSDGIPNHGNYAEILQMRKTPSEILDMISDPSFKKFDQWQVQKQAVIQVWADVYVYSSLPDEDVQKAMLRPTHDIEATFKELAQKYGPDMSVAVLPLGPLTIPYVKNASGLPCK